In a genomic window of Chloroflexota bacterium:
- a CDS encoding inositol-3-phosphate synthase: protein MSTVRVGIIGVGNCASSLVQGVAHYRNAPADEFIPGLMHTVLGPYHVGDIEFSAAIDVDRNKVGTDLSEAIFAEPNNTVKFSDVSHQDVPVARGMTHDGIGRYMADTVVKADGSTDDIVELLQDTHTDVVINYLPVGSEEATKWYVEQVLQAGCAMVNCMPVFIAREDYWQQRFERAQVPIIGDDIKSQVGATIVHRVLTRLFRDRGVNLERTYQLNVGGNSDFKNMLERERLESKKVSKTNAVTSQLEYDIGPGNVHIGPSDYVEWLGDRKWAFIRLEGQSFGGQPLNLELKLEVWDSPNSAGIVIDAVRCCKIAMTRGVSGALEGPSAYLMKSPPIQYTDAEAHDMMEEFIASATVAAAGSAADPA from the coding sequence ATGTCCACGGTTCGCGTCGGAATCATTGGCGTCGGAAACTGCGCCTCGTCGTTGGTGCAGGGGGTCGCGCACTATCGCAACGCCCCTGCCGATGAGTTCATCCCCGGGCTCATGCACACCGTGCTCGGCCCGTATCACGTTGGCGACATCGAGTTTTCGGCGGCCATCGACGTCGACCGCAACAAGGTCGGTACCGACCTGAGCGAGGCGATCTTCGCCGAGCCGAACAACACCGTGAAGTTCTCCGACGTCTCGCACCAGGACGTGCCGGTGGCGCGGGGCATGACCCACGACGGCATTGGCCGCTACATGGCGGACACGGTCGTCAAGGCCGACGGCTCCACCGACGACATCGTCGAGCTGCTGCAGGACACCCACACCGACGTGGTGATCAACTACCTGCCGGTGGGCAGCGAGGAAGCCACCAAGTGGTACGTGGAACAGGTGCTGCAGGCCGGCTGCGCCATGGTGAACTGCATGCCGGTGTTCATCGCGCGCGAGGACTACTGGCAGCAGCGCTTCGAGCGGGCGCAGGTGCCCATCATCGGCGACGACATCAAGTCGCAGGTGGGGGCCACGATCGTGCACCGGGTCCTCACCCGGCTGTTCCGGGACCGCGGCGTCAACCTCGAGCGCACCTATCAGCTGAACGTGGGCGGCAACTCCGACTTCAAGAACATGCTGGAGCGCGAGCGGCTGGAGTCGAAGAAAGTCTCCAAGACCAACGCCGTGACGAGTCAGCTGGAGTACGACATCGGGCCGGGCAACGTCCACATCGGCCCGAGCGACTACGTCGAATGGCTCGGCGACCGCAAGTGGGCCTTCATCCGCCTGGAGGGTCAGTCCTTCGGCGGACAACCGCTCAACCTGGAGCTGAAGCTCGAGGTCTGGGATTCACCCAACTCGGCGGGCATCGTGATCGACGCCGTGCGCTGCTGCAAGATCGCCATGACGCGCGGGGTCTCCGGGGCACTCGAAGGTCCGTCGGCGTACCTCATGAAGTCTCCGCCCATTCAATACACCGATGCCGAAGCCCACGACATGATGGAGGAGTTCATTGCGTCGGCCACGGTGGCGGCGGCCGGATCGGCGGCCGATCCCGCGTAG
- a CDS encoding metalloregulator ArsR/SmtB family transcription factor → MPPTTPPDDWDILGMRSYARALGSGTRLRILQRLAENPDQGVAELSEVVGHSPPLVSWHVRRLRQVGLVRARREGRLVKYSLVADQLEAQHQELTTYLEHLVTVQKAHTADRPDSGTARS, encoded by the coding sequence GTGCCTCCAACAACTCCGCCGGACGACTGGGACATCCTGGGCATGCGCTCGTATGCCCGGGCGCTCGGGTCGGGCACCCGCCTGCGGATCCTGCAGCGGCTGGCCGAGAACCCGGACCAAGGGGTGGCGGAGCTGTCCGAGGTGGTGGGCCACAGTCCCCCGCTCGTGTCGTGGCATGTGCGACGGCTGCGCCAGGTCGGCCTGGTGCGGGCACGTCGTGAGGGGCGCCTGGTGAAGTACTCGCTGGTGGCCGATCAGCTGGAGGCCCAACATCAAGAACTGACGACCTATTTGGAGCATTTGGTCACCGTGCAAAAGGCACACACCGCGGATCGCCCGGATTCGGGCACCGCACGTTCGTAA